The Nocardia sp. BMG111209 genome includes a window with the following:
- a CDS encoding serine hydrolase domain-containing protein, with translation MTAIDGTVAPGFEPVRDAFAANFEKAGEVGAAVAVYRDGQPVVDLWGGLADPATDRPWERDTLQLVYSATKAVTAAAAHLLAQRGELDLDAPVSRYWPEFAAAGKSAIPVRQLLSHRAGLPALDHPVPLADALTWEPMVTALAAQRPLWEPGTAHGYHGRTFGWLVGEVIRRVSGRSPGRFVAEEITGPHGIDFFIGLPDTERNRVSRLVFAPQPDYSAIPIDRIPEALRPLLAAAADPESLSNRAFAVTDPADPDFDSPAVQAAEIPASNGIGTARGLARFYATLIGDVDGHRLLTADTLADATVEQAAGIDRVMLLPSRYASGFMLPTESFALGGPASFGHPGRGGALGFADPTRGLAFGYVTNYIVEGALDLRAADLAAAVNAAWD, from the coding sequence ATGACGGCGATCGACGGAACGGTGGCACCGGGATTCGAGCCGGTGCGCGACGCCTTCGCGGCGAATTTCGAGAAGGCCGGCGAGGTCGGCGCCGCGGTCGCGGTCTACCGCGACGGACAGCCGGTGGTCGATCTGTGGGGCGGACTGGCCGATCCCGCGACCGATCGGCCCTGGGAACGCGACACCCTGCAACTGGTGTACTCCGCCACCAAGGCCGTCACCGCGGCCGCGGCACATCTGCTCGCGCAGCGCGGTGAGCTGGACCTCGACGCACCGGTGTCCCGGTATTGGCCGGAATTCGCCGCCGCCGGCAAGTCCGCGATCCCGGTGCGCCAGTTGCTGTCCCATCGCGCCGGGCTGCCCGCCCTGGATCATCCGGTACCGCTGGCCGACGCGCTGACCTGGGAGCCGATGGTCACCGCACTCGCCGCGCAGCGTCCGCTGTGGGAACCGGGTACCGCGCACGGATATCACGGACGCACCTTCGGCTGGCTGGTCGGCGAGGTGATCCGGCGGGTGTCGGGCCGGAGTCCGGGCCGCTTCGTGGCCGAGGAGATCACCGGCCCGCACGGCATCGACTTCTTCATCGGATTGCCGGACACCGAGCGAAACCGGGTCAGCCGCTTGGTCTTCGCGCCGCAACCCGATTATTCCGCGATCCCGATCGATCGGATCCCCGAAGCGCTGCGCCCGCTGCTGGCCGCCGCCGCGGATCCGGAATCCCTGTCGAACCGGGCCTTCGCGGTGACCGATCCGGCGGATCCGGACTTCGACTCGCCCGCCGTGCAGGCCGCGGAGATCCCGGCCAGCAACGGGATCGGCACCGCGCGCGGCCTGGCCCGGTTCTACGCGACGCTGATCGGTGACGTGGACGGCCACCGGCTGCTCACCGCCGACACCCTCGCCGACGCCACTGTCGAGCAGGCCGCGGGCATCGACCGGGTGATGCTGCTGCCCAGCCGCTACGCCTCCGGATTCATGCTGCCCACAGAGAGTTTCGCGCTCGGTGGTCCCGCCTCGTTCGGCCATCCCGGCCGCGGCGGCGCCCTGGGCTTCGCCGATCCCACCCGGGGCCTGGCCTTCGGTTACGTCACCAATTACATCGTGGAGGGCGCACTGGACCTGCGCGCCGCCGACCTGGCGGCGGCGGTGAACGCGGCCTGGGACTGA
- a CDS encoding DUF2064 domain-containing protein — translation MRPIDATLLVIAKAPIAGFAKTRLTPPFSPTEAAGLAAASLLDTLAAVRDSGIRHRMVAWTGDLARAERADEIAVALADFEVVPQSDGSFGERLAGAHADAACAGLPVLQIGMDTPQAGPELLAASAARLLACGDTVLGPATDGGWWALGLTDPAAASILVTVPMSTARTGELTASALRRYGCRLHRLPALTDVDTVAEVEPVAALRAGEFARAVARLRAARLRTTV, via the coding sequence GTGAGGCCGATCGACGCCACCCTGCTGGTGATCGCCAAGGCACCGATCGCCGGATTCGCGAAAACCCGTCTGACACCGCCGTTCTCGCCGACGGAGGCGGCCGGGCTGGCGGCCGCGTCGCTGCTGGACACGCTGGCCGCGGTGCGCGACAGCGGCATCCGGCATCGGATGGTGGCGTGGACCGGCGATCTCGCGCGGGCCGAGCGGGCCGACGAGATCGCCGTGGCGCTGGCCGATTTCGAGGTCGTCCCGCAGTCCGACGGCAGTTTCGGTGAACGCCTCGCCGGCGCCCACGCGGACGCCGCCTGCGCGGGCCTACCGGTGCTGCAGATCGGGATGGACACCCCGCAGGCCGGTCCCGAACTGCTGGCCGCGTCCGCGGCCCGGCTGCTGGCCTGCGGCGATACTGTGCTGGGTCCCGCCACCGACGGCGGCTGGTGGGCGCTGGGGCTCACCGATCCGGCCGCGGCGAGCATCCTGGTCACGGTGCCGATGTCGACCGCCCGCACCGGCGAGCTCACCGCATCGGCCCTGCGCCGCTACGGGTGTCGCCTGCACCGGCTGCCGGCCCTCACCGATGTCGACACGGTCGCGGAGGTGGAGCCGGTCGCGGCGCTCCGGGCGGGCGAGTTCGCGCGGGCGGTGGCGCGGCTGCGCGCCGCCCGGCTGCGGACGACGGTCTGA